Proteins encoded in a region of the Bartonella taylorii genome:
- a CDS encoding MetQ/NlpA family ABC transporter substrate-binding protein encodes MTLKKLSRNATIGFLLPLFALFLSVPFSMAADKSKIKLGVMEGHEATIWKVAAEQAKEAGLEIELVYFSDYTLPNDAVNAGEIDANAFQHSPYLKNQIEQRGYKLSTVGYTFIAPIGVYSHKIKDLKELRDGAHVGIPNDPSNGGRALLLLNSLNLIKLKDPHDILASPLDIIENPKNLQIRELDAGMLGRAVDDFDIAIVNTNWALVSGLDLQKDAIAWEKAENNPYNNIIVVRTSDKDEPWVKKLVSAYNNETVRAKIKEIFGLAAQTSW; translated from the coding sequence ATGACATTAAAGAAATTATCTCGGAATGCCACCATCGGATTCCTCCTTCCTCTCTTTGCACTTTTCTTGTCTGTTCCCTTTTCCATGGCAGCAGACAAATCAAAAATCAAACTCGGTGTTATGGAAGGGCATGAAGCAACTATTTGGAAAGTTGCTGCCGAACAAGCTAAAGAAGCGGGTTTAGAGATTGAACTTGTTTATTTTTCTGATTACACTTTGCCTAACGATGCGGTTAATGCAGGAGAGATTGATGCGAATGCTTTTCAACACTCCCCTTATCTTAAAAATCAAATTGAACAGCGTGGCTACAAACTTTCAACTGTGGGGTACACATTTATTGCTCCCATTGGTGTTTATTCACACAAAATCAAAGATTTAAAAGAACTGCGTGATGGCGCACATGTTGGCATTCCTAACGACCCATCAAATGGTGGAAGAGCCTTACTTCTTCTCAATTCTTTAAATCTCATTAAGTTAAAAGATCCTCACGATATTCTAGCTTCTCCGCTTGATATTATTGAAAACCCTAAAAACTTGCAAATTCGTGAATTAGATGCCGGTATGTTAGGACGAGCAGTTGATGATTTTGATATTGCAATTGTAAACACAAACTGGGCTTTGGTTTCTGGATTAGACCTACAAAAAGACGCGATAGCATGGGAAAAAGCAGAGAATAATCCTTATAATAATATAATTGTTGTGCGCACCAGCGATAAAGATGAGCCATGGGTCAAAAAATTAGTTTCTGCTTACAATAACGAGACTGTCCGTGCGAAAATCAAAGAAATTTTCGGGCTAGCCGCGCAAACATCTTGGTAA
- a CDS encoding SH3 domain-containing protein: MLKKNFLSTTMILLAIGGLGLGMTVSHAVAGTVARVASGKAVLRTGPAKTYKVIATVPKGGKVQIHGCLSNKTWCSLRYNERDGWASARYVNVNNVPTISFAHMRMKPHSMIKTQKGEVKQAAPHSKSMRAPQKTRKNVQKLYRTDILIDSTGVKKRDERTILNPSQKAQGVSVKHVTAYNPFFPNDVNFKNFERNETRYRVVTYPAP, encoded by the coding sequence ATGTTAAAAAAGAATTTTTTATCAACCACAATGATTTTGTTAGCTATAGGTGGATTGGGGCTTGGAATGACTGTTTCTCATGCGGTAGCTGGAACAGTTGCTCGCGTAGCATCAGGTAAGGCGGTTTTACGTACAGGACCAGCGAAAACTTACAAAGTTATTGCTACTGTTCCAAAGGGAGGAAAAGTGCAAATTCATGGGTGTCTCTCCAATAAAACTTGGTGTTCTCTTCGTTATAATGAAAGGGATGGTTGGGCTTCGGCACGTTATGTAAATGTTAACAATGTTCCTACGATTTCTTTTGCACATATGCGTATGAAGCCGCACTCTATGATAAAAACACAAAAAGGAGAAGTGAAGCAGGCTGCTCCTCATTCCAAATCTATGAGGGCGCCTCAAAAAACACGAAAAAACGTGCAAAAATTGTACAGAACAGATATACTTATCGATTCTACAGGTGTAAAAAAAAGGGATGAGCGTACAATTTTGAACCCATCACAAAAGGCACAAGGTGTATCTGTAAAGCACGTAACGGCTTATAACCCGTTTTTCCCCAATGATGTCAATTTCAAAAATTTTGAACGTAATGAAACACGCTACCGTGTTGTGACTTATCCTGCTCCATAA
- a CDS encoding MaoC family dehydratase has translation MQQKIAVQDVVNFIGKEVGLSQWRLVTQDMINQFAQATDDHQWIHVDEEKARNTPFGGTIAHGFLTLSLLSTLAYEALPELEGATMGINYGFDKVRFMSPVKTGAQVRARFVLNDAEIRPSGRVVFHYGVTVEIENLKKPALIAQWLIVAMVGEKSENF, from the coding sequence ATGCAGCAAAAAATAGCAGTACAAGATGTCGTCAATTTTATTGGGAAAGAGGTAGGATTATCTCAATGGCGTCTTGTTACGCAAGATATGATTAATCAATTTGCACAAGCGACAGATGATCATCAATGGATACACGTAGATGAGGAAAAGGCTAGAAACACACCTTTTGGTGGTACTATTGCACATGGTTTTTTAACCTTATCACTTTTGTCTACGTTAGCTTATGAGGCACTTCCAGAGTTGGAAGGTGCAACAATGGGTATTAATTATGGTTTTGATAAAGTGCGTTTTATGAGCCCTGTGAAAACAGGTGCACAGGTACGTGCTCGTTTTGTTTTAAATGATGCCGAGATTCGACCTTCTGGCCGAGTTGTTTTTCATTATGGCGTTACGGTGGAAATTGAAAACTTAAAAAAACCAGCTCTCATTGCTCAGTGGCTTATTGTTGCTATGGTTGGCGAAAAATCTGAGAATTTCTAA
- a CDS encoding methionine ABC transporter ATP-binding protein, with protein sequence MEKPALISLKNVSRYFNKTAGIPAVDNLSLNIHAGEILGIIGRSGAGKSTLIRCLNGLERIDAGSIFFEGVDVSNLSETQWAPYRQRIGMIFQHFNLLSSQNILNNIALPLKLSGINKKQRYKRALELIELVGLCGKEHCYPAELSGGQKQRVGIARSLAANPKILLSDEATSALDPETTQSILELLADINNRLNLTIVLITHEMEVVRTIAHRVVVLNQGRIMEQGRVKDIFTSPQEETTIAMLKLVTPQLPEKFAKNLKPIGQEAVIEINIAGEIAQQPFLNLLEDEIGLRARILHGGIDTVQGETIGRLFLGLPTEDKEALEKAVQWLTEKGRYCEVLGYV encoded by the coding sequence ATGGAAAAACCCGCTCTGATCTCCTTAAAAAACGTCAGCCGTTATTTTAACAAAACGGCTGGCATTCCGGCTGTTGACAATTTATCTCTCAATATCCACGCAGGTGAAATTCTTGGCATTATTGGTCGTAGTGGAGCGGGAAAATCAACACTTATTCGCTGCTTAAATGGACTAGAGAGAATTGACGCAGGGTCTATTTTTTTTGAAGGCGTAGATGTTTCAAATCTGTCAGAAACACAATGGGCGCCTTACCGGCAGCGTATTGGAATGATTTTTCAACATTTCAATCTTTTATCATCACAAAATATTCTTAATAACATCGCATTACCACTTAAATTAAGTGGTATAAACAAAAAACAGCGCTACAAACGTGCTCTTGAACTCATCGAATTGGTCGGCTTATGTGGTAAAGAGCACTGTTATCCGGCAGAATTGTCAGGAGGGCAAAAACAACGCGTTGGCATTGCGCGCTCTTTAGCTGCTAATCCTAAAATATTGTTATCAGATGAAGCAACCTCTGCTCTGGACCCTGAAACAACACAATCTATTCTGGAACTTCTTGCTGATATTAACAATCGTCTAAATCTCACTATTGTACTCATTACCCACGAAATGGAAGTTGTACGCACTATTGCGCATCGCGTTGTTGTCCTCAATCAAGGACGCATTATGGAACAAGGACGTGTGAAAGACATTTTCACCTCTCCGCAAGAGGAAACAACCATTGCCATGCTCAAACTTGTTACTCCACAACTTCCTGAAAAATTTGCAAAAAATCTTAAACCAATAGGCCAAGAAGCTGTTATTGAAATCAATATTGCAGGTGAAATTGCCCAACAACCTTTTCTCAATCTTTTGGAAGATGAAATCGGTTTAAGAGCACGTATTCTGCATGGTGGTATTGATACAGTCCAAGGAGAAACCATCGGGCGACTATTCTTAGGTCTCCCAACAGAAGATAAAGAAGCTTTAGAAAAAGCTGTTCAGTGGTTGACAGAAAAAGGACGATATTGCGAGGTTTTAGGTTATGTTTAA
- a CDS encoding methionine ABC transporter permease produces MFNVLSHELPNAVFDTILMTISASLMALIIGLPLGLLLYTTARGGIFASCLINRPLSILIDSIRAIPFIILAFYLLPVTRIVVGRGVGMPSVIFVLTISAIPFYARMAELSFKTVENGLIEAVRSMGASRLQIIRHVLIPEALPSLITGFTVMIISLIGATSLAGYLGGGGLGDMAIRYGYQRYNTSIMTSVIILLIILNIITQWSSDKIVQRLDKKRH; encoded by the coding sequence ATGTTTAATGTTCTCTCTCATGAACTCCCCAACGCTGTTTTTGATACAATCTTGATGACGATAAGTGCTTCTTTGATGGCGCTTATTATAGGACTTCCCCTTGGTCTTCTCCTTTACACAACCGCACGTGGAGGGATTTTTGCCTCCTGTCTTATCAATCGCCCTTTGAGTATCCTCATTGATAGTATTCGTGCCATTCCCTTTATTATTCTTGCATTTTATCTTCTTCCTGTCACCCGTATAGTTGTAGGAAGAGGTGTAGGAATGCCTTCTGTAATCTTTGTACTCACCATCTCAGCTATTCCTTTTTATGCACGAATGGCAGAACTCTCTTTTAAAACCGTTGAAAACGGTCTAATTGAAGCTGTTCGTTCTATGGGAGCAAGCCGTCTTCAAATTATTAGGCATGTTCTTATTCCTGAAGCGCTCCCTAGCCTGATCACAGGTTTTACAGTCATGATTATTTCTCTTATAGGAGCCACTTCGCTTGCCGGATATCTCGGCGGAGGCGGTTTAGGCGACATGGCAATCCGCTATGGCTATCAACGCTATAATACTTCTATCATGACAAGTGTCATCATCCTTTTGATTATTCTTAATATTATTACCCAGTGGTCTTCTGATAAAATTGTGCAGAGATTAGATAAGAAAAGACATTAA